The Bdellovibrio sp. ZAP7 DNA segment CGGCGCATGCTTTGGGGTTTCTGCAAGGAATTCAGATTAACAAACTTGTGGTGAATACATATCACTTGCCAGAAAAGATCCACACACTGTTCAACAAGATTAATCATCAAGCGAACGAGCTGGTATTTTCAGACGAAGTGGGAAAAATTCTGGACAGTGGTGGCGGCTTGAACAAGGTTCGCAGTCATTTCAGAAATGGCGGAGACTTCATCTTGATGAACGCCGACACCGTGATTCTTCCGAAAGACTCTGAAATTCTAAAGAAAGCCCTTGCCAATCACCGCTCAACAGGAGCTGTGACGACGGTGCTCGTGATGTCACATCCCAGTGTTGGCACACAGTTCGGTGGAATCTGGGCAGACGGGAATAATGGCATAAAAGGATTTGGGAAAACCAAAGTCGAAGGCAGCGAAACAGGGTGGCATTACATCGGCGTTCAAATTTTTTCGGAAAAAATATTCAATTACCTTCCGAATCAAGAAGTATCGCATATTTTCAATGATGCTGTTATGGCGGCGGTAAATGGTGGGGAAAAAGCCCAAGTTTATCCAATAGAATGCACGTGGTTCGAAACTGGTAACCCTACTGATCTTATTGAAGCCACGAAGTACTGCATAAATGCATTGCTCGGTCCCAACGGCCATGAAAAGCAAGCGCTGGAAAAAACCTTCGCTCAATATTCACCATCAAAAGTCATCACGCAAAGATTCAATGAAGCAAACCTTCAGTTTTCTTCTGAAGCCATCATCGATAACGAATCTAAATTTTCTGGATTTGTAAGTGCCGGGCCAGGAACTGTGATTGGTAAGAATTGTACGTTGGAAAACGTGATCATCGGAGACGGTGTCAATGTTGCTGACGGCACGACCGTCAACAACACGATTCTGCTTTAAATTATTTTTTCAAATCAACATCAGAGACACCAAAGAAAGAATCTTGGCTCTCTTTGACTTTATAACGACGGCTCATCATCAGGAAGATACTGTCTGCGGCGACACCAATCGGCTCGCCGTGATAGTTCTTACTCATGCCTGCAGCTAGTCTTGAATTATCTTTGTCCAACAAACTTGATGACCCGCGAGCACCCGCATAACCGGGGTAGGGACCACTTCCACTGCTGCCATCACCACTTGGATAGCGACTGCCGCCGCCTCCACCAGAGCTTTCGTCATAACCCTGCGCTTTCGTCAATGCGCCGATTTTTACTTTCTCTAAGGCTTTCTTTTCGATGTCCTTCGAAGTCGCCATCGCTGCATCGATAGCACCTTGAGGAATCCCCGCAGATGCCATACCAGCCGCTGAACTAAGATCGGACACATTATAGGATTTTCCATCTGGAGAAGTAATTTTCGTCGCAGAGCTATTGACCAGTCCTTGCGCTTTTAGACTACTTAAGCCGGCTTCCGCTTTTTTCATATAGCTTGAGCCAACTGATGCATTTGACTGATAGTCAGGATCAGAACTGCTGCCGGATGCCAATCCAGAATTATAGTTTCCGGTTCCATAGGCATCAGACAAGTCAGCGGTGTTATAAGACTCACCTGCTTTTTGTCCATTAGCTTTCGACTGCTTCATGGACATGATACCCATCGCTGTAAACAGCGCTGCTACCGCACAAGCACTGCCATCCTCAGGACATCGGGACCAGTTCTGTGCTGCTACTGCAAACTCCGTTGCGCTCGCAACAGCATTGAAAGCTTGTGCCGAATTGTTCTTGCTACCATTGCTATTTGCAGAGCTATTCACTGCGGGAATTGTCGTGGTTTTTGTCGCACCACTTTCCACCCCCGTTTCTGCTGCGAAAGAATACGCAGGAGACAACGCGATGCTAAGACTGCAAACCGATTTAGTAATCGTTTTAAATACTGTCATGTCGTCTCCTAGTTATTTAGTAAAGAAGATTTATTATCCTGGTAGCGATCACGAACTTTTTCCCAGTTCGATTTACCACCCTGACCAGTTACTTCTTTAACCCAATTTTGTTGCGCGCCACCCATCTTTTTTGGATCTTTTGCTCCGCCAGGCAAGTAACCACGAAGACCTGACTTATCACTGGATGAGTCACCACCACCCCAACCACCGCCACCTCCGCCGCCGCTAGAGCCAGCTAAGATGTTGGTATCGAGAGCTTTATGACCTGATTTATCTTCACCACTGGCGCCGGAGCCACTGCCGCCTCCGCCACCACCAAGGTTTGCGCCGCCACCCCCAACGGGAGCACCAACACCACTACTGCCTGAATCATTGGATGGTGAGCGAGCTGTTGTTGAAGGAGTATTGCCCGTCGCCAAATCAGCCGCCGTCAACCCATCTTTGCTTGATGAAGCCGGTGTCGCTGAAAGTGCAGACAAACCACTGCCAGCAGAACTCATTGTAGATCTCGCGGCAATAGAGCCACAACCTTCAAGCATTGGATTTTTTAAACATATACACTCTGGAAGATTTGCATTCGCTTCAATCTTACAAGTTTCTGCTGTCGTCGCCACATCAGTTCCCGCAGACGAATCCGTCGCCTCCTCACAGCTCTTACCTTGTTTCAAGGCATTCACCACGCCATAAATACCGGATGCCGCTGAAGCAAGAAGTTGAGGATATTTACTTGTACATACTTGCGATTTTCCAGCGATAGATTGAATGTCACCAGTCTGAAGTTCTTTACCGATAAGATTCAAAATCGTAGCCTGCAAATCTCTGTAACGTGCGATTTGAGATACACAGTTTGGATCCTGGGGATTTTTGCAAACAGGAGAAGAAGCTTTTACTGCCTTCTGCATGTTTGCAACGGCTTCTTTAGTGTTGGAACAGTACCATCCGCAGTGACCCTTAGCTGCACCACAAGCTGCCGTATAAGCTGTCAAAGCTGCTTGAGCAACACCCATGCCTTTACCAAAAGCACTACATGAATCACTTACTCCAGAGGCACCTGCCACTGTCCCCAAGACGTTCAGTGCCGCTACGGCATCCTGAATTTTAGGACTCAAGTTTGACAGACAGGCATACGCAGCTACTGATTGACCCTTTACGCAAGTGTCCCAGTTGCCAATATACTCGTTGTAGGCAGCCTTTTCATTTTTGATCTGGTTGTCTTCGATGAATGCGCCACTTAATCCGACCAACTCACTGAAATTTTTTTCGAATTGTTTTCTAACGGCTTCCAAACCACCAGCTGTCGCTTCATTGGTATCAGCGGCTACGCTTGAATCAAGCGATGTTACTGGCGCAGAAGTTGAATTAGCAGCAGCAATTTGCTTCGGTTTAGCGAAACCTACATCACTTGCGGGAACTGTTTTTTCAGTTTGAGCATAAACGTTCCCACCTGCAAATGAGATCGCAAAAAGAATAGTAAACACGCGAGTTATCGCATTTCTCATAGATATTCCCCTACCTGTCTCTTTTCGGACAAAAGTCAGAGAATCTTAACTGTCTCAATTTGAGAATTTACGAGTGAGCTAGAAGTCTGAGGGAGGCGCATTTTTGATTTTAGCCTTGCCGGAGTTATCCCCACCCAATTGCAGTTCAGAATTCAAATAATCAGAGGAGATCATTTTGACGGAATAACCCGAGGTCCCGCCCACAATACAATTGCCAGAAGTTGGCGGAACAGGAGTTTCACCATCGTATTTTGGCTCTACTGTGCACTTACCCAGCTTCTCCGTATTCAGGGAGTAGTCCAACAAGCCGTTGTCAGCCCAACCCGTAAGTACGTTTTTCCAATCCTTCGAAAGATAGGTCAGTTTTTGATCAATATCTAACGCTAGTGTTTGAATCTCTTTGCTCTTTAAAACTTTATATTGGTCTTTCACGCTGAACTCTTCCAAGTTCACATCGCCCTGCTTGTAGTCCTTGTGATAGCCAATATCGGGACGAATGGATTTATCAAAACCAGGGTTCGCCTTCGGCATAAACTTTTCTTTAATGCGCTTATAATAGTTATGATAAAAATCCGGCTCGATAGAGTAGTACGCCATATCGAACTGGTCAGGAAGAATTGCTAAAAGTTCCAGGGCGCGGAATCGAGAAGGACCTTTTACTTCCTCGCTCCAAGCCAATAGATCTCCATTGCCATTACTTTTTTTAGCAAATTCAAACGGCAATTGATTCCAGTGACCAAAATTGGGAGCGGTATCTTGAAAATCAGGATTGTCCTTTGTACGTTTGTCCCAAGTCGGATCTAATTTGAAAATTGCGCGACCAAATTGATATAGAAGATTTCGACTTTTCAAACCGTACTGATCACCCACGAAACGGCTGTAATTTCCTGCACGAGTTGGATCCTTTGGATCGCCGATATTGCCAGTGTCATAAATTCTTGGGGGAAGATTTGCATCGATCTTACTACCACCTGCAGATCTTTCGGAACCGCTAGGCCATTGCGATTCATACCAAGGGCCCATTCTGCCTCCGAACGGTTTAAAAAACGCACGCGCTTTTAAATCAACGGCACCCAAAGGAGAAAAGGGAATGTTTGGACGAGTGACAGCCGAAACACCAACATAAGCCATACACCATGGATTCTTCTCGACACCCATTGAGTAATTATAAGGATCTTCAATCTGACTGCGAAGTCCGACAAACTGAGAGAGCTCGGAAATATCTCTCCATAATGCATGCCCTTGGTTTTTTACAACTTCAGCAGGCCAGTTATTGCGATCCGATGCGAGTTCTCTTGGTACGCGTTCAATATTGTTTTGGTCGACATTACAGACCGTATCCACATAACTAAATGCTGGTGCTATACGAATGGGAACGAGCCATTTTGCAGGCAATTCATCTTTTGCAGGATTATTGCACCCATCAGCACCCAAAGAATTATAAACTTTAAATGACTGCAACCCATCCTTATTTGCAGCGGTTAGATTGTTATCCAAAGTTGCTTTGATGCCCTTTTTAACTGATTCACCATCAAGATCAAAAAAGTCTTCTGTCTCGTTACTCATGGATCTGGAAATTGTTGAAATCAACAACATCCTATCTGCTTGGTCCATATTGTAACCCACCACCCATTGAGCCAGCAGTCGATAATTGAAGGCTCCAAAATAACGACAACGCTCAAACGCTAAGTTTCGAAATGTTTCCGATATACTTGTCATCGCAACGTTAACACTATGAAAACCAGCAATCGTTGGGGTTGGTCCGAATACTTTAACTCCGCTCATACCTTTTAAATCTCTACAGGTATTCTCATTCGGCATCGGTTTGAATGGAACATAGGTCGCACAAAAAGATGGTGCATCGTAAAAGTCTTTGGCTGCGGGATTGGTATCATCAGTATCCGCGCGCCCCGGCACGATCTGCAAATTATTAGCTGGGTTTTTATCGACCGGATGTTCCGACATATCCCCGGCCGTACCAACCATACGATAGCGCCAAGCCAGTAACTTCCAGCTCTGACGGATCTGATAGTTGATATGTGCGATCGCATTCATGTTCTCCGCTTGCTTCATTGCGCCGTAATAGGCAGCAAGATCCACGGAATTCTGTAAGTTGATTTTGTGATGGACCAACAAGCCCACGTTGATGACCATAGCAAAGAAGATAAACAGAATTTGAAATATCAAGGCGACAAATAGCGCAACCTGACCGCGAGGGTTTTTGAGTCTTCGAATAAGTTGATCACGCAGTTTCATCATGTGGTTAAAAACAATTGTCTCGTATCAATTGCACGGAGGCAATAACTCGACCTTGAAAACTTTGACTTGTTCTATAGTGAGATGACAGACTTTTAGCCATGATAACTAAGGGGAATCTCGACGATGGTCCGTAATTACTTCTCTGCCCTTATTGGCTTCTCAATTTTTACTGCTCCGCTGGTTTCCAACGCAGCTGTGTTGTTTGAGGGATATTCAAAAATTAACGCGAACGACGCCCATATCGGGTACGTCGTCAGCCGTTACGAGTTTGACGACAAGAAAAAACAATTTATCTCCACGTACTTTATCAAAACCGGAAAAGGTCCCACTGAAACCACAGAAAGTTTAAAAGCTTTCGCGGACTCCGAACTTGCTCCGATCTCTTACGAATACACATCGCTGTCTGGCAAAGAATCTAAAACGATCGACGCCAAGTTCAAAGCGGGAGCGATGACGGCAATCGTTAGCAACAACGGCAAATCCTCCAAAATTGAAAAGAAAATTCCCAAAGGGACTTTCCTTTCAACATTTCTGGTTTATTTGATGCTGAAAAGTAAAGACGGACTTCGTTCTGAAACAAAATACGAATACCAAGCCATCGCCGAGGAAGATGCCAGCATCTCCAAAGGGCAAGCTCTGGTTGGCAAAGAGCAGATCTTTAATGACTTTAAAGTATTTAAAATTCTGAACACCTTTAAAGACGCTAAATTCCTCAGCTACGTAAATGATCGGGGCGAAGTCATTGCGACGAATGCAATGGGTACGGGAATTTCCACGGAACTGGTTTCCACCGCCGCAGAAGCAACGAATGGCCAATCTTTCAGTACAACTATTTTGAAAACATTGTTTGCGGGAGTTCCGGCGGGCACTCAAAATGTTGTTGCTCAAGGCAAGAAAGCAAAACCGGCGACACTACCAACTACGACAATTAATGCACCAGTAACGGCTCCAGCTAGCGCCACTCCAGCCACTCAACCAGAAAATGAACCGGGTCAATAACTATGGGAATCAAGCAAATCATCGGACAGCACATGTTTATCGGTATCCAAGGTCACTCTTTGACTGCCGACGAAAAGAAATTCATCGTCGATAACAACATCGGTGGTATATGCCTGTTTGGTCGTAACGTCGCTGAACCAAAACAGGTTCATGACCTGTGCGCTGAAATTCAGTCCCTACGTCATATGCAGGCTGATAAGGCTCCGCTGTTTATCGGGATAGACATGGAAGGTGGCCGAGTCCACCGCTTGAAACCGCCGTTCACAGTTTGGCCGGCACTTCGTAAATTGGGTGATCTGGATGCCCCGACAGTTTCCTTTCACTTTGCAAATCGCATGGGTCAGGAATTGAAGGCCGTTGGTATCAATTTGGATTTTGCGCCTTCGGTTGACGTCTTCACCAATGAAGCAAACAAAGTCATCGGCGATCGTTCGATCAGTTCCGATCCTGAGTCTGTCGCTAAACATGCATCTGCCCTGGTTCGCGGTTACATCAAAGCTGACGTAATCACTTGTGCAAAACATTTCCCTGGCCACGGAAATACTTTGGTTGATAGCCATGAGGATCTTCCTGTGGAAAACCTGGATAAAGAACGCCTGGAAAGTTGTGAACTGATTCCATTCAAAAAAGCGTTCAAGTCCCGCGTCGACATGGTGATGACCTCCCATATTATGTTCCCAAAAATCGATCCTGAGTGGCCGGTTACTTTGTCAGAAATTTTCGTTAAGAAAATGATCAAAGAAGAACTTCGCTATAGAGGTTTAGTGATCACTGACGACTTGGGAATGAAGGCTATGTCGTCTCACTATGGGGTTGATGAAATTCCGGTTCGCGCTCTTCAAGCTGGCTGTGATCTGCTGTTGTATTGCAATGAATTCGACGTACCTCCGCAAGCTGTCGAAGCAATCTTAGGCGCTGTGGCTCAAGGCACTTTGGATCAAGCACAACTCGAGTCTTCTCACAGAAGAATTTTGGAACTGAAAAAAGCCAAAATCACCCACCCCGATCCACTGGATATGAGTGAGGTTGTAAAGATCGTTGGCCACGCAGAACATCTTAAAATCGCTGCTGCCATCAACAGCGGTGTCTCCCCAGACGGGTTACTGCCAGAGTAACAGTCATGAAAAAATTACCCAGGTCACCCGTCCCAACTTAAACAGGGACCTCCACAAGCTGGCCTGGGAATTGATAATACTCCCCCTATAGTCAGAGGAGTATTTATGGGTTTCGATAAAAGTAACGAAGAACTAAGTCCCGAGAATCAGCTCGATTTGTTTTCGTATAACACCTCAAAACTCGATTTTATTCCCGACCTGAAAATCCCGACACCTCGCCCACCAGAAGCGAATAAATCCCCGCGCTTTATGACTTTGTCAGTGGCTCTGCATATCGCTGCAGCTGTCGCAGTTGCAGTCATCAGCGTGCCTTTGGTGAACGAGATCAAAACCGATACAATTACGATCGAGCTTGAAGAGCCAACAGTTCACGAAGTTACCAAAGGTGCTCCAGTAGAACCCACGAAAGGTGGTGCACCAGCAGCTCTTCCAGAAAAATTACCTGTAAAAGAGGTGCAAGAAGTCGCAGTCACTCCAGTTGAAACGGCTCCGGCACCTACAGAAGTTGCGGTAGTGGCGGCTCCTGAAGTCATTGCAGAACCAGTTCCTGTTATCGAAAAGTCAGCACCTAAAAAAGCTGCGCCCAAAGCAGTAGCTGCCGCAAAACCATCTAGTCATAAAGCTGCTAAATCTGCTCCTGCAAAAACAAATTTTGCCGCAGTTCCTATGTCGATTGATGATATCAACTCGCCCGAACTTGATGAGGGAGAGATCGCGAATCAAAAATCTGAAGCAAAATTAGGTGAAGACTTCAATCAGGACTTCGATGAGATCGACAGTAAGCACGCAAGCAAACTTGCCGCTGAAGAATCGCAAATGAATGCGATGGCAGAAGCTCTTTCTGCTGATCAAGAAAGGTCTCTAAAATCCGTTGAAGATCAAAATCAGGCTGATTCTGCAGCTCTTGCGGAGTCTCAAAAGAATCTTCGTCATAAAAACGCCAAAGCGGTTGCTTCGGCGCTAGCATCCGAGAAAGCCGCTGCTGAAGCTGCTGCTCGCGAAAAAGCCGCCCAACGTGCAGCTGCGATTGCCGCTGCCAATGCGGCACAAGGTGCTGACGGCGCAGGTGGCGATGGTCCTGGTAAAGGTGAAAAACAAGGTGCCGGGGCCGGCAACAATGGACTTGAAAAATCAGGTCAGGAAGTTGCGGGCGCTGCTGAAGGCGTCAGAAGTTTAGATCAATTAAAACAGATGCCTGGAAATCCACGTCCTCAATACAGTGAAGAGGAACGCCTGAAAGGCAATCAAGGTCGCGTAAGCTTTGAAGCTTACATAACTAAAGATGGTACGCCTGTAAACTTCCGTATGAAGCAATCGACAGGTTTCAGAAATCTGGATGCAAAAACATTGGCTGCTCTTAAAAAGTGGAGATTCTATCCAGGCCAAGAAGGCTGGGTCGAAATACCATTTAGCTGGGACTTGAAAGGTGGCGTTCAAGAAGTGAAGGGTCGCCTAAGGACTTCGGTAGGACAGCTACAAGGTAGCTACTAATCTCTTGTAACAAACTGTACAAATGCAAAAAGCCTTTGGTGAACCCAAAGGCTTTTTACTTTTAAAGACTGAGGCTAATTAGTCTTTGAAAAGAACTTTAGCAGATTTAGTAGTACCGTTAGTACGTACTGCTGCTTTACGTTTTTTACCGCTAGTAGTTTTTTTCTTTTCGCGAATGTATTCAGTTTTTTTAGTTTTAGAAGCCACGGTTTACCCCCGGAATATTTATTAAAACTCCGGCCGTGCCGAAGTGCGCAATTATCCCATCAAAGCCGGGATAGGCTAGACGGAACGAGTTAACTATCAAAACGGAATAATCAAGTCAATCGAATGCCTATAATCTGATGATTTTTGTGTATTTCCGAAATAGGCATAGTTTAAACGAAAGCGAGGACCGCTAAACCCCATACCGGCCGAAACCAGGGGTCTGGAGTCGTCAAAATCGTCAGAATAGCCGAATCTGAACACTATAAAGCGATTTATGAAGGTTTCAAGGCCCAAACCAGCGTATCCCTCGGAATCTCCATCGACGCGAACACGGAACATTCCCTTATAAATATAGTTAAATCCGCCGCCCACCTTGGTTTTATAGCGGAGCTCCTCAGGAGCCGTATTATTGTTTTCACCGAAAACATTATAGACCACCAGGCCCAAACCCATGTCTGACATCGGCGTGTAAAGAAGGCCCAAATCCCCGTTGACTGAGTGATAGCTACCCTGAGCA contains these protein-coding regions:
- a CDS encoding sugar phosphate nucleotidyltransferase, with the translated sequence MNVMVLAAGEGTRLRPHTTQLPKPAIPFLTLPLAAHALGFLQGIQINKLVVNTYHLPEKIHTLFNKINHQANELVFSDEVGKILDSGGGLNKVRSHFRNGGDFILMNADTVILPKDSEILKKALANHRSTGAVTTVLVMSHPSVGTQFGGIWADGNNGIKGFGKTKVEGSETGWHYIGVQIFSEKIFNYLPNQEVSHIFNDAVMAAVNGGEKAQVYPIECTWFETGNPTDLIEATKYCINALLGPNGHEKQALEKTFAQYSPSKVITQRFNEANLQFSSEAIIDNESKFSGFVSAGPGTVIGKNCTLENVIIGDGVNVADGTTVNNTILL
- a CDS encoding TadE/TadG family type IV pilus assembly protein — encoded protein: MMKLRDQLIRRLKNPRGQVALFVALIFQILFIFFAMVINVGLLVHHKINLQNSVDLAAYYGAMKQAENMNAIAHINYQIRQSWKLLAWRYRMVGTAGDMSEHPVDKNPANNLQIVPGRADTDDTNPAAKDFYDAPSFCATYVPFKPMPNENTCRDLKGMSGVKVFGPTPTIAGFHSVNVAMTSISETFRNLAFERCRYFGAFNYRLLAQWVVGYNMDQADRMLLISTISRSMSNETEDFFDLDGESVKKGIKATLDNNLTAANKDGLQSFKVYNSLGADGCNNPAKDELPAKWLVPIRIAPAFSYVDTVCNVDQNNIERVPRELASDRNNWPAEVVKNQGHALWRDISELSQFVGLRSQIEDPYNYSMGVEKNPWCMAYVGVSAVTRPNIPFSPLGAVDLKARAFFKPFGGRMGPWYESQWPSGSERSAGGSKIDANLPPRIYDTGNIGDPKDPTRAGNYSRFVGDQYGLKSRNLLYQFGRAIFKLDPTWDKRTKDNPDFQDTAPNFGHWNQLPFEFAKKSNGNGDLLAWSEEVKGPSRFRALELLAILPDQFDMAYYSIEPDFYHNYYKRIKEKFMPKANPGFDKSIRPDIGYHKDYKQGDVNLEEFSVKDQYKVLKSKEIQTLALDIDQKLTYLSKDWKNVLTGWADNGLLDYSLNTEKLGKCTVEPKYDGETPVPPTSGNCIVGGTSGYSVKMISSDYLNSELQLGGDNSGKAKIKNAPPSDF
- a CDS encoding energy transducer TonB codes for the protein MGFDKSNEELSPENQLDLFSYNTSKLDFIPDLKIPTPRPPEANKSPRFMTLSVALHIAAAVAVAVISVPLVNEIKTDTITIELEEPTVHEVTKGAPVEPTKGGAPAALPEKLPVKEVQEVAVTPVETAPAPTEVAVVAAPEVIAEPVPVIEKSAPKKAAPKAVAAAKPSSHKAAKSAPAKTNFAAVPMSIDDINSPELDEGEIANQKSEAKLGEDFNQDFDEIDSKHASKLAAEESQMNAMAEALSADQERSLKSVEDQNQADSAALAESQKNLRHKNAKAVASALASEKAAAEAAAREKAAQRAAAIAAANAAQGADGAGGDGPGKGEKQGAGAGNNGLEKSGQEVAGAAEGVRSLDQLKQMPGNPRPQYSEEERLKGNQGRVSFEAYITKDGTPVNFRMKQSTGFRNLDAKTLAALKKWRFYPGQEGWVEIPFSWDLKGGVQEVKGRLRTSVGQLQGSY
- the nagZ gene encoding beta-N-acetylhexosaminidase, whose product is MGIKQIIGQHMFIGIQGHSLTADEKKFIVDNNIGGICLFGRNVAEPKQVHDLCAEIQSLRHMQADKAPLFIGIDMEGGRVHRLKPPFTVWPALRKLGDLDAPTVSFHFANRMGQELKAVGINLDFAPSVDVFTNEANKVIGDRSISSDPESVAKHASALVRGYIKADVITCAKHFPGHGNTLVDSHEDLPVENLDKERLESCELIPFKKAFKSRVDMVMTSHIMFPKIDPEWPVTLSEIFVKKMIKEELRYRGLVITDDLGMKAMSSHYGVDEIPVRALQAGCDLLLYCNEFDVPPQAVEAILGAVAQGTLDQAQLESSHRRILELKKAKITHPDPLDMSEVVKIVGHAEHLKIAAAINSGVSPDGLLPE